The Buchnera aphidicola (Cinara pseudotaxifoliae) genomic interval AAATTTCAACTATATCACCAATTTTGCAAACATCCTGTTCATCATGTACACATAACTTCGTTCTTTTTTTTACATATTTTCCATAAATAGAATGTTTTATTTTACGATCTATATTCACAATTATAGATTTTTGCATTTTATTACTAACAACACAACCTTTCAAAATATTTTTTTTATCATTCATGATATATCATTTATCCGATCTGTTAAAACAGTTTTAATGCGCGCAATATCCTTTCTAATTTTTTTTATTACATGCGTTTTTTTTAACTTTCCGGACGCTAATTGTAAACGCATATTCAATTGTTCTTGTAATAATCCTAACAATTTTTTTTTCAAGTCTTGTTTACTAATATCATTTTGTATAACATTATGCATAATTAGAATACCGTTTTATAAACAAAAATAGTTTTAATAGGTAGCTTGGATGAGGCTAGTTTAAACGCGGAGCGTGATTCTTGCTCGGAAATACCCTCGATTTCATATAATATTTTTCCAGGTTGAACTAAAGCAACCCAGTATTCTACGTTTCCTTTACCTTTTCCCATACGTACTTCTAAAGGTTTTTGCGTAATAGGTTTATCGGGAAATACACGAATCCACATTTTTCCTTGACGTTTAACCGATCTAGTAATTGTTTTACGAGCTGATTCAATTTGTCTAGCTGTCAATCTACCCCTGTTAACAGCTTTTAAACCGTATGTTCCAAAACTTATTTTATTATCAACAGAAAAACCTCTATTTTTTCCTTTATGCATTTTACGAAACTTAGTACGTTTTGGTTGTAACATACACACATCTCCGTAATTTTATCTACGATTTTTTCGAGAAAATTTTTTCATAGAACCAAATTTTTTTTTATCTTGTTGTTTTTCTAAAACCATTCCACCTAATATTTCTCCCTTAAAAATCCATACTTTAACACCAATAATTCCATATGTAGTATGTGCTTCTGATACACTATATTCAATATTAGCTCTTAAAGTATGTAAAGGAACTCGACCCTCCCTATACCATTCCCTTCGTGCAATTTCTACTCCACCCAAACGTCCGCTTACTTCAATTTTTATACCTTTTGCACCTTGACGAATAGCATTTTGTACAGAACGTTTCATAGCTCTGCGAAACATTATTCTTCTTTCTAACTGAGAAGCAATGTTATCAGCTACTAATTTAGCATCTAATTCTGGGTTTCGAATTTCAGAAATATTAATTTGAGTCGGAACACATGTTAACTTAGAGATTTGAACCCGTAATTTTTCAACATCTTCACCTTTTTTACCAATCACAATACCAGGCCTAGCTGTATAAATAGTTAATTTAATACTTTTTGACAAACGTTCAATAATTATTTTTGAAATAGAAGCAGTAGCCAATTTCTTCATTATAAATCTACGTACTTGAAAATCACTATCTATATAATTTGAAAATTCTTTTTTACTAGCAAACCAAACAGAATTCCATGATTTAATAATACCTAATCGCATACCATTAGGATGTACTTTTTGACCCATTATAATCCTCCACAATGTTTTATATCCGATAAAACAATTGTTGCATGACTTGTTCTTTTTAAAATTCTATCCGCTCTACCTTTTGCTCTAGGCATCATACGTTTCATACTACTTCCTCCGTTAACAAAAATCTGTGAAATAATTAATATTTTTAAATCAACTCCATAATTATGCTCAGCATTAGCCAAAGCTGATTGCAATAATTTTTTCATTAAAAGTGCTGATTTTTTATTCACACTAGATAGAATGCGTAATGCTAACAATGCTTTTTTACCGCGAATAATATTAGCTATTAAACGAATTTTTTGAGCAGAGGAACGAATTTGATTATATTTCGCTGATATATTCATTTTTTTTATAGTTTATTTTAAGGTTTTTTTAATTTTTTTATCTGCAACATGTCCTCGATACGTTCTTGTCATAGAAAATTCTCCTAACTTATGACCAACCATTTCTTCTGTAATAAATACTGGAATATGTTGACGACCATTATGCACAGATATAGTTAAACCAATCATATTAGGAAAAATAGTAGAACGTCTAGACCATGTACGAACTGGATTTTTTTTTTCTTCTCTTAATGTCTTCTGAATTTTTTTTAATAAATGACCATCAATAAAAGGACCTTTTCGGAGAGAGCGAGGCATATGCAATATATCCTATAGTTATTTTTTTCTATGACGAACAATAAACGATTCAGTTCGTTTATTTTTACGAGTTTTTTTACCTTTTGTATTTACACCCCAAGGACTAACTGGATGTTTACCAAAATTCCTTCCTTCACCACCACCATGCGGGTGATCAATAGGATTCATAGCTGTACCACGTACTGTCGGTCGAATACCTCGACGACGAGTAGCTCCTGCTTTACCTAACATACGTAGCATATGTTCTGAATTGCCTACTTCACCTATTGTAGCTCGACATTCTATATGAATTTTCCTTAACTCTCCCGAACGCAAACGAACAACAGAATATGTGTCTTCTTTAGAAATTAATTGTACATAACTACCAGCAGATCTTGCTATTTGTCCTCCCTTACCAATTTTTATTTCAACATTATGTAACACTGTTCCTACAGGAATATTTTTAATAGGTAAAGCATTTCCAATTTTAATTGATACAGAAGAACCTGATTCAATAACATCACCTATTTTAATACCTTTTGGTTCTAAGATATAATACCTACTACCGTCCTGATATAGTATAAGAACAATATTAGATGATCTATTAGGATCATATTCAATTCTTTGTACAACTGCTTTGATATTATCCTTACATCGTTTAAAATCAATACAACGATATAATTTTTTATGTCCTCCACCGATATGTCGAGTAGTAATACGACCGTAATTATTTCTTCCGCCAGTTTTAACTTTATTTTGCAATAAAGGTGAATAAGGTTTTCCTTTGTACAAACCAGGATGAGTTACTTTAATTACATGACGTCTACCAGGAGATGTAGGTTTACATTTTATAATTGTCACATAAACTCCTTATCGTATTTATTTAGAATGCCCTAAAAATTCTAAGTTTTGACCTGACTGTAAAATTACATACGCTTTTTTCCAATCCATACGCTTACATACTTTATTTTTTTGACGTTTTCTCTTTCCTTTGATAATTAAAGTATTTATTTTATATACTCGAACCTGAAAAATTTTTTCAATCGCTAATTTAATTTCTAGTTTAGTAACATATTTTCCTACTTTAACTACTACAGTATTATACTGTTGCATAGAATTAGATGTTTTTTCAGAAACATGTGGAGACGATAATACTTTTAATAACTTTTCTGTAAGAATCATTGAAACATAGCCTCAATTTTTTTAATTGCTGATATTGTAACTAATACGGTATCGTATGATATTAAACTAACAGGATTAATAGCATTAACACTTAAAACGCATACACAATATAAATTTCTAGAAGCATAGAATAAATTTTGACTTACAGGATCTGTAATAATCAAAACACGTTTTAAATTCATTAATTGTAACTTTTTAAACAACATTTTTGTTTTAGGAGATTTCAAAAAAAAATCTGCAAATAAAAATAAACGATTTTGTCTAATTAATTCTGAAAAAATACTTTTCAGAGCACCTTGATACATCTTTTTATTTATTTTTAAAATATATTTTTTAGATTTAGCTGCAAAGGTTACACCACCTGATCTCCAAATAGGACTTCTCAAAGATCCTGCTCGCGCTTTACCAGTACCTTTTTGTCTCCATGGTTTTTTCCCTGAACCAGATACTTCTGAACGACTTTTTTGAGCCTTACTACCTTGTCTTTTTCGAGCTAGATAAGTAACTATAGTCTGATGAATTAACGGTTCGTTAAACGACACATTAAAAACCTTCTCAGATAATATATATGTTTCATTAGTATCCTGTAATATTAATTCCATATTTCATACTCCTTTATTTTTCTTTAACAGAAGGTTTTAATATTATGTCGCTTCCAACATAACCAGGAATAGATCCTTTAATCAATATTATTTTTTTAATATCATCTATCTCTATAACTTGCAAATTTTGCATGGTAACACGCGTGTTACCTAAATGACCCGACATTTTTTTACCTTTAAAAACATGCCCAGGTGTTTGATTTTGACCAATCGAACCTGGAACACGATGAGATAAAGAATTTCCATGAGTAGCATCTTGCATCCTAAAATTCCACCGTTTAACTGTACCAGAAAAACCTTTTCCCTTTGAAAAACCAGTTACATCTACCTTTTTAACATTACTAAATGAATTAACAGTTATTCTCTGACCACACTTAAATTGTAATGATTTTTTACATCTAAATTCCCATAAACCTCTACCTACAGGAGCAAGGTGTTTTAAAAAATGACCTTTTTCTGGTTTTAAAATACTAATTTTTTTTTTTATTCCTGTAGTTACTTGAATAGATTCATAATTATCTGTTTTAAATGATTTAATCTGTACAACAAAGTTGTCAAGAACTTCTACAATAGTCACGGGAATAGATAAACTATCTTCTGTAAAAATACGCGTAATTCCTAATTTTTTTCCTACTAAACCTATCATTTCCAACTTACCTTTTATTAATTAATAAATAACATTTAATAGTAAATTACTCCTAATCTAAACTAATTTGTACATCTACTCCCGCAGCCAGATCTAATCGCATTAAAGCATCTACAGTTTTTTCAGTTGGTTGTATAATATCAATTAATCGTTTATGAGTTCTAATTTCATATTGATCACGAGCATCTTTATTAACATGTGGTGATATCAAAATAGTAAATCGTTCCTTTTTTGTAGGTAAAGGAATCGGACCTAAAACTTTAGCTCCTGTACGTTTTGCTGTATCTACAATTTCTATAGTAGATTGATCAATTAAACGATAATCAAAAGCCTTTAAACGAATACGAATTCTTTGATTCTGCATAAATACAGAACTCCTTATTTAAATAAAACTTATTTCTATAAACTTCACTTAAAAAAATAATACATTTATAAATAAATATAATTCATAGAAACAACAGATCAAAAAAAATTTGACACACCATATAAAATTTTTAACAGTTATTAAAATTAAATTTTTATTTATATTTTTAATATGTCAAGAAAAGAGATGAAGCTCTATTCTTGACAAAACATAAAAATATTGATATATAATAAAATTTATATTAATATTATGCAATAACTTTTATAACTACACCTGCTCCAACTGTTCTACCTCCTTCTCGAATTGCAAAGCGTAATCCTTCAGACATAGCAATAGGATGTATCAAAGTTACTATCATTTTTATATTATCACCCGGCATAACCATTTCTACGTTTTCGGGTAATTCAATTGATCCTGTAACATCCGTAGTACGAAAATAAAATTGAGGACGATATCCTTTAAAAAAAGGAGTATGTCTTCCGCCTTCTTCTTTAGATAATACATAGACTTCAGATTCAAATTTTAAATGAGGATGAATAGTGCCTGGTTTAGATAACACTTGTCCGCGTTCAATATCATCACGTTTTGTTCCTCTTAATAAAATACCAACATTTTCTCCAGCCCGACCTTCATCTAATAATTTTCGAAACATTTCTACTCCGGTACATATTGTTTTAACTGTAGGTTTAATTCCTACAATTTCAATTTCTTCACCGACTTTTACGATACCTCGCTCAATACGTCCGGTTACCACTGTGCCTCTACCTGAAATAGAAAATACATCTTCTATTGGTAATAAAAAAGGAGCGTCAATTGCTCTAATTGGAACAGGAATATATGTATCTAAATAATTAGATAATTCAATAATTTTATCTTCCCAAATTTTATCACCTTCTAAAGCCTTTAAAGCCGATCCTCTGACAATTGGAATATCATCACCAGGAAAATCATATTGCGTTAATAAATCACGCACTTCCATTTCTACTAATTCTAATAATTCTTCATCATCTACCATATCACATTTATTTAAAAAAACGATAATATGTGGAACGCCTACTTGTCTGCCTAATAAAATATGTTCACGAGTTTGCGGCATAGGTCCATCAGTAGCAGCTACCACTAGAATTGCACCATCCATTTGAGCAGCTCCAGTAATCATATTTTTTATATAATCTGCATGTCCAGGACAATCTACGTGAGCATAATGACGAAGTTCTGTATCATATTCAACATGTGAGGTATTAATAGTAATTCCTCTAGCTTTCTCTTCTGGAGCATTGTCAATTTGCTCAAAAGCACAAGCAGTACCGCCAAATCGTTTAGATAAAACAGTTGTAATTGCTGCTGTTAAAGTAGTTTTTCCATGATCTACATGCCCAATAGTTCCTACATTAATATGTGGTTTAGAGCGATTAAATTTTTCTTTTGACATTGTTTATTCCTGTAGTTATTTGATGTATTTTTTTAACATAATAAATCAAAATCATTATATTTTTTATAAACACTAAAATTATCGATTAGAGATGATATCTTCACATATTATTTTTGGCGCTTCAGTATATCTTATAAATTCCATAGAATATGATGCTCTACCTTGCGTTTGAGAACGCAAATCAGTTGCATATCCAAACATTTCAGATAAAGGAATATACGCTTTAATGTTTTTTCCTCCTAAAGAATCATCAGTCATTCCTTCAATGATACCTCGACGTCGATTAATATCTCCAATTACATCCCCCATATAATCTCCAGGGGTTTCTACTTCTACTTGCATAATAGGTTCTAACAAAATCGGTTGTGCTTGTTTAAACGCTGATTTAAAAGCATAAGAAGCAGCTAACTTAAAAGCTAATTCTGAAGAATCTACATCATGAAAAGAACCATCATGCAAACGAACACCAACACCAACTACCGGATACCCTGCTAAAGGACCAGATTTTAACTGTTCTTGAATACCTTTATCAATAGAAGAAATATACTCTCCAGGAATTACACCACCTTTAATGTCATTAATAAAAGAGTATCCAGAACTATCAGTAGTTTTTAAAGGAAAAATATCGATTACAACATGTCCATACTGACCGCGACCACCAGACTGTTTAATATGTTTACCTTCTACATTCACAACTTTAGTTAAAATAGTTTCACGATAAGCAACTTGTGGTTTTCCGACATTTGCATCTACATTAAATTCACGCTTCATACGATCAATTATTATTTCTAAGTGTAATTCTCCCATACCTGCAACAATAGTTTGATTAGATTCATAATCTGTCCATACCTTAAAAGAAGGATCTTCCTTAGCTAGTCTATTCAAAGCCAATCCCATTTTTTCTTGATCAACTTTAGTTTTAGGTTCTACAGCAATTGAAATTACTGGTTCCGGAAAATCCATTTTTTCTAATATAACTGGATGCTTT includes:
- the rpsQ gene encoding 30S ribosomal protein S17, yielding MNDKKNILKGCVVSNKMQKSIIVNIDRKIKHSIYGKYVKKRTKLCVHDEQDVCKIGDIVEIYECRPISKTKSWTLLRVLEKSFT
- the rpmC gene encoding 50S ribosomal protein L29, producing MHNVIQNDISKQDLKKKLLGLLQEQLNMRLQLASGKLKKTHVIKKIRKDIARIKTVLTDRINDIS
- the rplP gene encoding 50S ribosomal protein L16; the protein is MLQPKRTKFRKMHKGKNRGFSVDNKISFGTYGLKAVNRGRLTARQIESARKTITRSVKRQGKMWIRVFPDKPITQKPLEVRMGKGKGNVEYWVALVQPGKILYEIEGISEQESRSAFKLASSKLPIKTIFVYKTVF
- the rpsC gene encoding 30S ribosomal protein S3: MGQKVHPNGMRLGIIKSWNSVWFASKKEFSNYIDSDFQVRRFIMKKLATASISKIIIERLSKSIKLTIYTARPGIVIGKKGEDVEKLRVQISKLTCVPTQINISEIRNPELDAKLVADNIASQLERRIMFRRAMKRSVQNAIRQGAKGIKIEVSGRLGGVEIARREWYREGRVPLHTLRANIEYSVSEAHTTYGIIGVKVWIFKGEILGGMVLEKQQDKKKFGSMKKFSRKNRR
- the rplV gene encoding 50S ribosomal protein L22 codes for the protein MNISAKYNQIRSSAQKIRLIANIIRGKKALLALRILSSVNKKSALLMKKLLQSALANAEHNYGVDLKILIISQIFVNGGSSMKRMMPRAKGRADRILKRTSHATIVLSDIKHCGGL
- the rpsS gene encoding 30S ribosomal protein S19 — protein: MPRSLRKGPFIDGHLLKKIQKTLREEKKNPVRTWSRRSTIFPNMIGLTISVHNGRQHIPVFITEEMVGHKLGEFSMTRTYRGHVADKKIKKTLK
- the rplB gene encoding 50S ribosomal protein L2, producing MTIIKCKPTSPGRRHVIKVTHPGLYKGKPYSPLLQNKVKTGGRNNYGRITTRHIGGGHKKLYRCIDFKRCKDNIKAVVQRIEYDPNRSSNIVLILYQDGSRYYILEPKGIKIGDVIESGSSVSIKIGNALPIKNIPVGTVLHNVEIKIGKGGQIARSAGSYVQLISKEDTYSVVRLRSGELRKIHIECRATIGEVGNSEHMLRMLGKAGATRRRGIRPTVRGTAMNPIDHPHGGGEGRNFGKHPVSPWGVNTKGKKTRKNKRTESFIVRHRKK
- the rplW gene encoding 50S ribosomal protein L23, yielding MILTEKLLKVLSSPHVSEKTSNSMQQYNTVVVKVGKYVTKLEIKLAIEKIFQVRVYKINTLIIKGKRKRQKNKVCKRMDWKKAYVILQSGQNLEFLGHSK
- the rplD gene encoding 50S ribosomal protein L4, whose protein sequence is MELILQDTNETYILSEKVFNVSFNEPLIHQTIVTYLARKRQGSKAQKSRSEVSGSGKKPWRQKGTGKARAGSLRSPIWRSGGVTFAAKSKKYILKINKKMYQGALKSIFSELIRQNRLFLFADFFLKSPKTKMLFKKLQLMNLKRVLIITDPVSQNLFYASRNLYCVCVLSVNAINPVSLISYDTVLVTISAIKKIEAMFQ
- the rplC gene encoding 50S ribosomal protein L3; protein product: MIGLVGKKLGITRIFTEDSLSIPVTIVEVLDNFVVQIKSFKTDNYESIQVTTGIKKKISILKPEKGHFLKHLAPVGRGLWEFRCKKSLQFKCGQRITVNSFSNVKKVDVTGFSKGKGFSGTVKRWNFRMQDATHGNSLSHRVPGSIGQNQTPGHVFKGKKMSGHLGNTRVTMQNLQVIEIDDIKKIILIKGSIPGYVGSDIILKPSVKEK
- the rpsJ gene encoding 30S ribosomal protein S10, encoding MQNQRIRIRLKAFDYRLIDQSTIEIVDTAKRTGAKVLGPIPLPTKKERFTILISPHVNKDARDQYEIRTHKRLIDIIQPTEKTVDALMRLDLAAGVDVQISLD
- the tuf gene encoding elongation factor Tu, yielding MSKEKFNRSKPHINVGTIGHVDHGKTTLTAAITTVLSKRFGGTACAFEQIDNAPEEKARGITINTSHVEYDTELRHYAHVDCPGHADYIKNMITGAAQMDGAILVVAATDGPMPQTREHILLGRQVGVPHIIVFLNKCDMVDDEELLELVEMEVRDLLTQYDFPGDDIPIVRGSALKALEGDKIWEDKIIELSNYLDTYIPVPIRAIDAPFLLPIEDVFSISGRGTVVTGRIERGIVKVGEEIEIVGIKPTVKTICTGVEMFRKLLDEGRAGENVGILLRGTKRDDIERGQVLSKPGTIHPHLKFESEVYVLSKEEGGRHTPFFKGYRPQFYFRTTDVTGSIELPENVEMVMPGDNIKMIVTLIHPIAMSEGLRFAIREGGRTVGAGVVIKVIA